In Rhodamnia argentea isolate NSW1041297 chromosome 4, ASM2092103v1, whole genome shotgun sequence, the following proteins share a genomic window:
- the LOC125312509 gene encoding probable flavin-containing monooxygenase 1, whose amino-acid sequence MERRVVVVGAGISGLLACKHLVEKGFDPVVFEADDRVGGVWNHTIQSTKLQNAKEGFRFSDFDWPASLQEKFPSHSEVLDYVESYAQHFNLYPCIKLHSRVISIDYVGESFGEMKTWDLWGGTGTAFSSRGKWHITVLDTETNAAEVHQAEFVILCIGRFSGLPNIPELPPNYCSEVFDGKVMHSMEYSDMEKSAAAELIKGKRITIIGSQKSAVDLAVECAEANGIKYPCVMIQRNPHWLLPDNGFLMSLLGYLYFNRFAELLLHKPGQNILYWLLATVFSPLSWGISKFWEIYLQWKLPLKKYGLVPRHSFLEDMSSCQIGMLPDKFYDKVEEGSILIKRSQSFRFCKEGLIVDGEDKPISSDLVMLATGYKGDQKLKNIFRSSVFQEYLVSLPTATIPLYRQVIHPRIPQLAVIGYAEGLANLPAFEIRCQWLVHFLDGIIKLPSIGAMEKDAARWETHMKRYGARNFWRSCIGTTNIWYNDQLCKDMNCNPRRKKGFLAEWFQPYGPTDYAGLADQKH is encoded by the exons ATGGAGAGAAGGGTAGTGGTCGTAGGAGCAGGAATAAGTGGCCTTCTCGCCTGCAAGCATTTGGTAGAGAAGGGCTTTGACCCGGTGGTGTTCGAGGCGGACGACCGCGTCGGGGGAGTCTGGAATCACACCATTCAATCGACCAAGCTCCAGAATGCCAAGGAAGGTTTCCGGTTCTCAGACTTCGATTGGCCGGCCTCTCTGCAGGAGAAGTTCCCCAGCCACTCTGAAGTCCTGGACTATGTTGAGTCCTATGCCCAGCACTTCAATTTATATCCTTGCATCAAGCTCCATTCCAGAGTGATTAGTATCGATTATGTTGGGGAGTCGTTCGGAGAGATGAAGACGTGGGATTTGTGGGGCGGGACAGGGACGGCATTCAGCTCAAGAGGGAAGTGGCACATTACTGTCCTGGACACAGAGACTAATGCCGCAGAG GTTCACCAAGCTGAATTTGTTATTCTTTGCATCGGACGGTTCAGCGGGCTTCCTAACATTCCGGAGCTCCCACCGAATTATTGCTCTGAAGTATTCGATGGCAAGGTGATGCATTCCATGGAATATTCAGATATGGAGAAATCTGCAGCTGCTGAATTGATCAAAGGAAAGCGAATCACAATCATAGGTTCGCAGAAATCGGCAGTGGATTTAGCTGTCGAATGTGCAGAAGCGAATG GAATCAAGTACCCTTGTGTGATGATCCAGAGAAATCCTCATTGGTTGCTGCCCGACAACGGCTTCTTAATGTCTCTCCTTGGCTACTTGTACTTCAATCGGTTCGCCGAGCTGCTCCTTCATAAGCCAGGACAAAACATCCTGTACTGGCTTCTCGCCACAGTTTTTTCACCATTG AGTTGGGGCATCTCGAAATTCTGGGAAATCTATCTCCAGTGGAAACTCCCGTTGAAGAAGTACGGATTAGTACCGAGACACAGCTTTCTCGAGGACATGTCTTCATGTCAAATCGGCATGTTGCCTGACAAGTTCTATGATAAAGTGGAGGAGGGAAGCATCCTAATCAAGAGGTCGCAGAGCTTTCGCTTCTGCAAGGAAGGTCTGATAGTTGATGGAGAAGACAAACCGATCTCTAGCGATCTCGTGATGCTTGCCACCGGATATAAAGGCGATCAAAAGCTCAAGAACATTTTTAGATCTTCAGTCTTCCAAGAGTACCTCGTCTCTTTACCAACTGCAACCATTCCGCTTTACAG GCAGGTGATTCATCCTCGGATTCCGCAGCTCGCAGTTATAGGATACGCAGAGGGCCTTGCGAACCTGCCGGCCTTTGAGATCAGATGCCAGTGGCTAGTGCACTTCCTCGACGGGATCATCAAGTTGCCAAGCATCGGGGCAATGGAAAAGGACGCAGCAAGGTGGGAAACTCACATGAAGCGATATGGCGCGAGGAACTTCTGGAGATCATGCATTGGAACCACCAACATTTGGTACAATGACCAGCTGTGCAAGGACATGAACTGCAATCCCAGAAGAAAGAAGGGGTTTTTGGCCGAGTGGTTCCAACCTTATGGACCAACTGATTATGCAGGCCTCGCTGATCAGAAGCACTGA